In Halomarina salina, one DNA window encodes the following:
- a CDS encoding 50S ribosomal protein L18, which yields MASGPRYKVPMRRRREARTDYHQRLRLLKSGRARLVARTSNKHVRAQLVTTGDQGDRTLASAHSSDLAEYGWEAPTGNLPAAYLTGFLAGKRALAEGVEDAVLDIGLNTATPGSKVFAVQEGAIDAGLQVPHNDDVFAEWERTRGGHIAEYAEQLDDPLYSGDFDATDLPDHFDDVRQRMEDEQ from the coding sequence ATGGCAAGCGGACCACGCTACAAAGTGCCTATGCGGCGACGCCGCGAGGCACGCACGGACTACCATCAGCGGTTGCGCCTGCTGAAATCCGGCAGAGCACGCCTCGTTGCTCGCACGAGCAACAAGCACGTCAGGGCGCAGCTGGTGACTACAGGAGACCAGGGAGACAGAACGCTCGCTTCCGCACACTCGTCGGACCTCGCCGAGTACGGCTGGGAGGCACCCACGGGCAACCTGCCCGCGGCCTACCTCACCGGCTTCCTCGCGGGCAAACGCGCGCTCGCCGAGGGCGTCGAGGACGCGGTCCTCGACATCGGCCTCAACACCGCGACACCGGGCAGCAAGGTGTTCGCGGTGCAGGAGGGGGCCATCGACGCCGGACTGCAGGTCCCGCACAACGACGACGTGTTCGCGGAGTGGGAGCGAACCCGCGGCGGACACATCGCCGAGTACGCGGAACAGCTCGACGACCCGCTGTACAGCGGCGACTTCGACGCGACCG